A DNA window from Clavibacter sepedonicus contains the following coding sequences:
- a CDS encoding DUF2510 domain-containing protein, which produces MPVVLSAAPAGWFPDGSGQLRYWDGSAWTQHVAPMVQPAATQAPAPSEAATAAVVASQQADAARNAQAAEAAHDKAMRAAEAAQAKAVRAAEAEQQRATKLAHREAAMQAKAAEREAAAREKSARAAAATAAMPVQPRTRASAVPAAPAAPNAVLTDTRPSRHPATTWVIAAAVALAVLITTAIGGFGGMFVSVGLVALITALYPLFTGRRSWVPALATRPRNSATAAGAILLLIIGAAVPVAALAPGPRQADAISASASPTPTATPTPTVTPTPVVHVVEDVNAKSATDARALLREAGYVVQYVLETGGVPSVTDGMTVKSQNPVAGSRTAAGSTVTLTLLALAPTPTPEPTVAPTVAPAPQPAAPAPAPVAPAPAPAPAAPAPAPAQQTGGINPGGFCSSVGAVAQADNGRSYKCGGKGADASGRYHWNTM; this is translated from the coding sequence ATGCCCGTCGTCCTCTCCGCCGCTCCCGCCGGCTGGTTCCCCGACGGATCCGGTCAGCTCCGCTACTGGGACGGATCCGCGTGGACGCAGCACGTCGCGCCGATGGTCCAGCCTGCCGCGACGCAGGCGCCCGCTCCGAGCGAGGCCGCGACGGCGGCCGTCGTCGCGTCGCAGCAGGCCGATGCCGCACGGAACGCGCAGGCCGCTGAGGCCGCCCACGACAAGGCCATGCGAGCCGCCGAGGCTGCGCAGGCGAAGGCCGTCCGCGCCGCGGAGGCCGAGCAACAGCGCGCCACCAAGCTCGCGCATCGCGAGGCGGCCATGCAGGCGAAGGCTGCGGAGCGCGAGGCGGCGGCTCGGGAGAAGAGCGCTCGAGCGGCCGCGGCGACCGCCGCGATGCCCGTGCAGCCTCGCACGCGTGCCAGCGCGGTGCCGGCCGCCCCTGCCGCCCCGAACGCCGTCCTCACCGACACGCGCCCCAGCCGCCACCCGGCGACCACCTGGGTCATCGCGGCGGCTGTCGCGCTGGCGGTGCTGATCACCACGGCGATCGGCGGATTCGGCGGCATGTTCGTGTCCGTCGGACTGGTCGCCCTGATCACCGCGCTGTACCCGCTCTTCACCGGCCGACGCAGCTGGGTCCCGGCGCTGGCTACGCGCCCCCGCAACAGCGCGACGGCAGCTGGCGCGATCCTGCTCCTGATCATCGGCGCCGCCGTCCCCGTGGCCGCATTGGCACCCGGTCCGCGCCAGGCGGATGCGATCTCCGCCAGCGCGAGTCCGACCCCGACCGCCACCCCGACGCCCACCGTGACGCCGACCCCGGTGGTCCACGTCGTAGAGGACGTCAACGCGAAGTCCGCCACGGACGCACGCGCGCTGCTGCGCGAGGCCGGCTACGTCGTCCAGTACGTGCTCGAGACGGGCGGGGTGCCGAGCGTCACCGACGGCATGACCGTGAAGTCGCAGAATCCAGTCGCTGGATCGCGCACGGCCGCGGGATCCACGGTGACGCTCACGCTGCTGGCGCTCGCGCCGACTCCGACGCCCGAGCCCACGGTCGCGCCGACGGTGGCGCCCGCGCCCCAGCCGGCGGCTCCCGCTCCGGCGCCTGTCGCTCCTGCTCCCGCTCCGGCACCCGCAGCTCCCGCGCCCGCCCCCGCGCAGCAGACCGGCGGCATCAACCCCGGCGGCTTCTGCTCGTCGGTGGGTGCCGTGGCGCAGGCCGACAACGGCCGCAGCTACAAGTGCGGCGGCAAGGGTGCCGACGCGAGCGGCCGGTACCACTGGAACACCATGTGA